ATGGTATAAATGTCGGCTTTAAAATTTTCTGAATTGGTACGCTTGTTATTTGCCTTTAGATAACAGCAATATCAACTCAACATTCATATAGTTTTGTTTGGTGCAAAGCTGCCGCTTGCTGTGTCCATGCCGCAAAAACGTGCAACTTGCCCAGACTGGTATGAGAAAAACTCATACCTCATAGATTAGGAGTTCGCCATGTCTCGAGTTTGCCAAGTGACTGGAAAGCGCCCTATGGTGGGTAATAATGTTTCGCACGCAAACAACAAAACCCGTCGTCGCTTTCTACCAAACCTTCATAACCATCGTTTTTGGGTAGAGTCTGAAAATCGTTTTGTACGTCTACGTGTGTCTACCAAAGGTATGCGCACTATTGACAAACTTGGTATCGATAAAGTGTTAGCAGATATGCGCGCACAAGGTCAAAAAGTATAAGTTAAGACTGGCAGCTTAATATCTCGATAATTTTCGTCATTTAAGCTGCTTTTCTGCTGCATCTTATGTAGCTACATAATATTTTAGATCCGTACCTATCGTTTGAAGACCCCTCATTTACAGGAAAGCTATCATGAGAGATAAAATTAAATTAGTATCAACAGCTGGTACTGGTTATTACTACACCACTACTAAAAACAAACGCACTATGCCTGGCAAAATGGAAATGAAGAAATTCGATCCGAAAATTCGCCAGCACGTGATGTTTAAAGAAGCTAAAATCAAATAATTGCTATAATTTATAGAATATATTTTCATAA
This region of Psychrobacter sp. JCM 18902 genomic DNA includes:
- the rpmB gene encoding 50S ribosomal protein L28, yielding MSRVCQVTGKRPMVGNNVSHANNKTRRRFLPNLHNHRFWVESENRFVRLRVSTKGMRTIDKLGIDKVLADMRAQGQKV
- the rpmG gene encoding 50S ribosomal protein L33, producing MRDKIKLVSTAGTGYYYTTTKNKRTMPGKMEMKKFDPKIRQHVMFKEAKIK